In a genomic window of Quercus lobata isolate SW786 chromosome 4, ValleyOak3.0 Primary Assembly, whole genome shotgun sequence:
- the LOC115984166 gene encoding cytochrome P450 714C2-like, translating into MEANPILMAKITVSVVIGGFIVLLMALYNLLVLKPKLLGAKLQRQGIRGPSPSFFFGNIPEMKRIQLQVHSTPKTTATKEYDHPDAIAHDWPSTLFPYLEQWRNKYGPIFLYSSGNIQLLCITDPEMVKEISLCTSLNLGKPSYLSKDRGPLLGQGILSSNGAIWAHQRKIIAPELYIDRVKGMVNLMVDSTTSMLRSWESRIENEGGIADIKINEDLRSLSADIISRACFGSNYSQGEEIFLKLNTLQGIMSKGNVGVPGFRFLPSKNNRAMWKLEEEINSMILKVVKQRTEASYEKDLLQMILEGAKSNNDYYGPCDKFIVDNCKNIYFAGYETTAITASWSLMLLAAHPEWQARACAEVLEIVGDSLPDVDMLRNMKTLTMVIQETLRLYPPAAFVNREALEDITFKDMMIPKGINIQIPIPILQQHYDLWGPDAHKFNPERFAHGIVGACKTPQAYMPFGVGSRVCAGQHFAMTELKVILSLILSKFCFSLSPAYQHSPAFRLVIAPEHGVPLRVRTA; encoded by the exons atGGAAGCAAACCCAATTCTAATGGCGAAGATCACTGTATCAGTGGTTATAGGAGGGTTTATAGTGTTGTTAATGGCACTCTATAACCTTTTGGTTTTGAAACCAAAACTTCTCGGAGCTAAACTTCAAAGGCAAGGTATAAGGGGACcttctccttctttcttctttgggAACATCCCTGAAATGAAGAGAATTCAACTCCAAGTTCATTCAACACCAAAAACTACTGCTACAAAGGAGTATGATCACCCTGATGCTATTGCTCATGACTGGCCTTCCACTCTCTTCCCATATTTGGAGCAGTGGAGAAATAAATATG GACCGATATTCTTATATTCATCTGGAAACATACAGCTATTATGCATAACAGATCCAGAGATGGTGAAGGAAATCAGCCTTTGCACTTCTTTGAACCTTGGAAAACCTTCTTATCTATCCAAAGATCGTGGGCCGCTTCTGGGCCAAGGCATTCTGTCGTCAAATGGCGCAATTTGGGCCCATCAAAGGAAGATTATTGCTCCTGAATTGTACATTGATAGGGTTAAG GGCATGGTAAACCTAATGGTGGACTCAACAACCTCAATGCTAAGAAGTTGGGAGAGTAGAATTGAAAATGAGGGAGGGATTGCAGACATTAAAATCAATGAGGATTTGAGAAGCCTATCGGCAGATATAATATCAAGAGCCTGTTTTGGAAGCAACTATTCCCAAGGGGAAGAAATATTCTTAAAACTCAATACTCTTCAAGGAATCATGTCCAAGGGAAATGTTGGAGTTCCTGGTTTTAG ATTCTTGCCGAGCAAAAACAATAGAGCTATGTGGAAACTTGAAGAAGAGATCAACTCAATGATATTAAAGGTGGTAAAACAGCGCACTGAAGCATCATATGAGAAGGATCTTTTACAAATGATTCTTGAGGGTGCCAAAAGTAATAATGACTATTATGGCCCATGTGACAAGTTCATTGTGGATAATTGCAAAAACATATACTTTGCTGGCTATGAGACCACTGCCATCACAGCCTCATGGAGCTTGATGTTACTGGCTGCACATCCTGAATGGCAAGCTCGTGCTTGTGCTGAGGTGCTCGAAATAGTTGGGGATAGTCTACCAGATGTCGACATGCTCCGAAACATGAAAACg TTGACAATGGTGATCCAAGAGACATTGCGTCTTTACCCACCTGCAGCTTTTGTGAACAGAGAGGCCCTGGAAGACATAACATTCAAAGACATGATGATCCCAAAAGGCATAAACATTCAGATTCCAATCCCAATATTACAACAGCACTATGATTTGTGGGGACCTGATGCACACAAATTCAATCCAGAAAGATTTGCTCATGGAATTGTTGGGGCTTGTAAGACTCCCCAAGCTTATATGCCATTTGGAGTAGGGTCTCGTGTCTGTGCTGGCCAACACTTTGCCATGACAGAACTGAAGGTGATTTTATCTCTCATTCTATCCAAGTTTTGCTTCTCACTATCGCCGGCATACCAACACTCCCCTGCATTTAGGTTGGTTATTGCACCTGAACATGGAGTTCCTCTCCGTGTGAGGACAGCTTGA